In one window of Labilibaculum sp. DW002 DNA:
- a CDS encoding DUF4377 domain-containing protein, giving the protein MYKVLLAALLVMSVIFTSCDKEDDFEVVKMRINHYQQPVNNQEFYQGLSYEVHEGDKIGEDKWYGFLNKISGFEYELGYIYDIEVLVKEVKNPMVDGASAEYSLLKLISKSKVPEETNFEITLSISYSNGFESLVSKNEFSKYTLMGKTEIECGDLYDALEENINNKIGMVGTFQHINSNTIQLLELKAQEE; this is encoded by the coding sequence ATGTATAAAGTTTTATTAGCTGCGCTGTTAGTAATGTCAGTCATTTTTACTTCCTGTGATAAAGAAGACGATTTTGAAGTAGTTAAAATGCGAATAAATCATTACCAACAACCCGTAAACAATCAAGAATTTTACCAGGGCTTGTCGTACGAGGTTCATGAAGGCGATAAGATTGGAGAGGATAAATGGTATGGTTTTCTCAATAAAATTTCCGGATTTGAATATGAACTAGGATATATTTATGACATTGAAGTTCTGGTGAAAGAGGTGAAAAACCCAATGGTGGATGGGGCAAGTGCTGAATATTCTTTGCTTAAACTTATTTCAAAATCCAAAGTACCTGAAGAAACAAACTTTGAAATTACTTTATCGATTAGTTACTCTAATGGATTTGAGTCTTTAGTAAGCAAGAATGAATTTTCTAAATACACGCTTATGGGTAAAACAGAAATTGAATGCGGAGATCTATATGATGCATTAGAAGAGAATATCAATAACAAAATTGGAATGGTTGGGACCTTTCAACATATCAACAGTAATACAATCCAATTATTGGAACTTAAAGCACAGGAAGAATAA
- a CDS encoding bifunctional GNAT family N-acetyltransferase/carbon-nitrogen hydrolase family protein has translation MKIGEIDNIELKFLDVKDYQELKETMILSYSTMPDDYWKESQIESLINKFSEGQVVIKINGMLAGCALSIIVDYDDFSENHTYSEITKNYTFDSHNNDGDVLYGIDVFIKPEFRGLRLGRRLYDYRKELCEKLNLRGIAFGGRIPNYHKFKDELSPKEYIDKVKRKEINDPVLNFQISNDFHPAKILKDYLIGDEASSEFAVLLEWDNIYYQKPSKKAATKKKVVRIGLIQWQMRPYNKLEDLLQQVEYFVDAVSGYRSDFALFPEFFNAPLMAENNHLPEPEAIRELAKYTEQIVNRFSELSISYNINIISGSMPEIKDEVLYNVGYLCKRDGTVERYEKLHVTPDEAKVWGMQGGTDLRAFDTDCGKVGILICYDVEFPELSRILADEGMDILFVPFLTDTQNGYSRIRNCAQARAIENECYVAIAGSVGNLPNVHNMDIQFAQSMVFTPCDFSFPTNGIKAEATPNTEMILIADVDIDLLRELNRFGSVRNLNDRRKDIFELKKKR, from the coding sequence ATGAAAATAGGAGAAATTGATAATATCGAACTTAAATTCCTTGATGTTAAAGATTATCAAGAATTGAAAGAAACCATGATTCTTTCCTACAGCACCATGCCCGATGACTATTGGAAGGAAAGTCAAATTGAATCTTTAATTAATAAATTTAGTGAAGGACAGGTTGTTATTAAAATTAATGGCATGCTTGCGGGTTGTGCGCTGTCTATTATTGTTGATTACGACGATTTTTCAGAGAATCATACCTACTCCGAAATCACAAAAAATTACACTTTTGATTCGCACAATAACGATGGAGATGTTCTTTACGGAATAGATGTATTTATAAAACCTGAATTTAGAGGCTTAAGGTTAGGTAGAAGATTGTACGACTACAGAAAAGAGCTATGCGAAAAATTAAATTTAAGAGGCATTGCATTTGGCGGAAGAATACCAAACTATCATAAATTTAAAGATGAACTAAGCCCTAAGGAATACATCGATAAGGTGAAAAGGAAAGAAATTAACGACCCAGTTCTTAATTTTCAAATTTCAAATGATTTTCATCCCGCTAAAATTTTAAAAGATTATTTGATAGGAGATGAGGCTTCAAGTGAATTTGCAGTTTTGTTGGAGTGGGATAATATCTATTATCAAAAACCATCTAAAAAAGCAGCTACAAAGAAAAAAGTAGTTCGAATTGGACTTATTCAGTGGCAAATGCGGCCCTACAATAAACTAGAAGATCTTCTTCAGCAAGTAGAATATTTTGTTGATGCCGTTTCTGGATACCGTTCCGATTTTGCCTTGTTTCCCGAATTTTTTAATGCTCCACTAATGGCCGAAAACAATCACTTGCCCGAGCCCGAAGCAATAAGAGAATTGGCGAAATACACTGAGCAAATTGTAAACAGATTCTCCGAACTATCCATTTCGTATAACATCAATATTATATCGGGTAGTATGCCCGAAATAAAAGATGAAGTATTGTACAATGTTGGCTATTTGTGCAAGAGAGATGGAACGGTCGAAAGATATGAGAAGTTACATGTAACACCCGACGAAGCAAAAGTTTGGGGAATGCAAGGTGGAACTGACTTACGAGCATTTGATACCGATTGTGGGAAGGTTGGCATCTTAATTTGTTACGATGTAGAGTTTCCAGAGTTAAGCAGAATATTAGCCGACGAAGGAATGGATATTTTATTCGTTCCCTTTTTAACAGATACACAAAACGGTTATTCGAGAATACGAAACTGTGCTCAGGCAAGAGCGATCGAAAATGAATGTTATGTTGCAATAGCCGGAAGTGTTGGAAACCTGCCAAATGTGCACAATATGGACATTCAATTTGCCCAATCGATGGTATTTACGCCTTGCGATTTTTCCTTTCCTACAAATGGAATTAAAGCTGAAGCAACGCCAAATACCGAAATGATTCTAATTGCCGATGTAGATATTGATTTGCTAAGAGAGTTGAACCGATTTGGGAGTGTTAGAAACCTTAACGATAGGCGTAAAGATATTTTTGAATTAAAGAAAAAGCGATAG
- a CDS encoding class I SAM-dependent methyltransferase: protein MKLVDIHNKTIKPALYEKGNSVMWTDTHISKQLLHVHLNAELDLGSRKTKTIISTVDWVLENTDKEQLSILDLGCGPGLYSELLAKKGHKVTGVDFSENSINYARNEAEKKLLDITYLKENYLNLRLEENSFDLVILIFTDFGPLLPKEREQLLGVIKKVLKPGGVFIFDVLNDRNIHNKISPKNWEVSKGGFWDSKPYMALSESFVYDEAKVILYQHLVLDEEDTLKVYRFWTRFFSHDDLRNILEVNGFDELSFHENVLPEGDLWNGDNVTFCKATNNK, encoded by the coding sequence ATGAAACTCGTAGATATTCATAACAAAACGATTAAGCCAGCACTATACGAAAAAGGAAATTCAGTTATGTGGACTGACACCCATATTTCGAAACAGCTGCTTCATGTCCATTTGAACGCGGAGCTCGACCTTGGCAGTAGAAAAACAAAAACGATAATTAGTACCGTAGATTGGGTGCTCGAGAATACCGATAAGGAACAGCTTTCTATTCTCGATTTGGGTTGTGGACCAGGACTATATTCTGAACTACTTGCAAAGAAAGGGCACAAAGTGACAGGTGTCGATTTCTCGGAGAACTCAATAAATTATGCACGAAATGAGGCTGAAAAGAAGCTGCTCGACATTACTTATTTGAAAGAGAATTACCTAAATCTGAGACTGGAAGAAAATAGCTTCGATTTGGTTATTTTGATTTTTACTGATTTCGGACCTCTATTGCCTAAAGAAAGAGAACAACTACTAGGCGTGATTAAAAAGGTGCTTAAGCCTGGAGGTGTTTTTATTTTCGATGTACTCAACGATAGGAATATTCACAATAAAATAAGCCCTAAGAATTGGGAAGTTTCTAAAGGAGGCTTTTGGGATAGCAAACCTTATATGGCCCTTTCCGAATCTTTTGTTTACGATGAGGCCAAGGTGATTCTTTATCAGCACCTGGTGCTCGATGAGGAAGACACGCTTAAGGTTTATCGTTTTTGGACTCGCTTCTTCTCACACGATGACCTAAGAAACATACTTGAAGTAAATGGCTTCGATGAGCTTAGCTTTCACGAGAATGTACTTCCTGAAGGTGACCTTTGGAATGGTGATAATGTAACCTTTTGCAAGGCTACTAATAATAAATAA
- a CDS encoding PAS domain S-box protein, whose amino-acid sequence MFQIDFPTVFISYLITNIVSLVVIGLLFLQIKKRFPGTTEILLCFVFNALGTFLIFMRGVFPDWISMTVGNTLIFSSGVMMLIGLQRFYGKRASQLHNYILILVYFLVHFYFAYFDPILFARVLISSFVLFYIFSQSAWFMLRKTPLTMRSMARGVGIIFLIFSLIYVWRIFYLLSEDQFTTYYFNANNSETGFIIANQIVFLFLAYNLTLMFNKRLLTEISTQEELFQGLLKNSFDMIALLDSKGVQHYVSESCEKILGFKAEELINIPVIERLIHPEDQESVLKDFLDMIENKESGGVQYRHRHKNGNWVYLEAFGNNQLDNPAINSVIVNVRDITERKLAEERLKENEIKYKDLVETADIAILIDDEDGYFKFFNDKFCEIFGYTRQEIEQLPIRGLVHPDDVEFVMSHHDNRVKGEKANAKYEFRGVRKNGKTVHLMVSAVSVKSNGEITGSQSYIWDISERKHMEAVLLENKHRNEKAQALGHVGNWEYNLKTNAFWVSDESKRIYGFGLDANNFSAEQVENCIPEREKVHQALIDLINRDKKYDIEFEIIPADKTPRRILHSIAELERDASNNPLRVRGVILDITERKQTEQIIKENEIRLKELNATKDRFFSIIGHDLKSPFNNVIGFSDLIIDQIQEGDYEQVGKYAAIIQDSSERAMNLLNNLLEWSQTQTGRIKFNPEHTDLVGIIDEVLELSNVAVQQKNITIFKDIPKSISLVADQEMINTILRNLITNAIKFTNSGGEVSISTKQSEKELIVSVADNGVGMKKEDIDKLFRIDYCHTEKGTNKEAGTGLGLLLCKEFVEIHKGKIWLESELGKGSVFKFSIPKN is encoded by the coding sequence ATGTTCCAAATCGACTTCCCCACAGTCTTTATTAGCTATTTAATTACGAATATTGTCAGCCTAGTTGTAATTGGTCTACTCTTTTTACAAATCAAAAAGAGATTTCCTGGTACAACTGAGATACTGCTTTGCTTTGTTTTTAATGCATTAGGAACCTTCTTAATTTTTATGCGCGGTGTTTTTCCCGATTGGATTTCAATGACTGTAGGAAATACTTTAATTTTCTCATCAGGAGTAATGATGCTAATTGGACTACAACGATTTTATGGAAAAAGAGCATCTCAACTTCATAACTATATTTTAATATTAGTCTATTTCCTTGTTCATTTTTATTTTGCCTATTTCGACCCAATACTCTTTGCAAGAGTCCTTATTTCATCCTTTGTTTTATTCTATATTTTTTCTCAGAGTGCATGGTTCATGTTGAGAAAAACGCCCCTTACGATGCGAAGTATGGCAAGAGGAGTGGGTATAATTTTCCTCATTTTTAGCTTGATCTATGTATGGCGGATCTTTTATCTTTTAAGCGAAGATCAATTCACAACTTACTATTTTAATGCAAACAACTCTGAAACAGGCTTTATCATAGCCAATCAAATTGTTTTTCTATTCCTTGCTTACAACCTCACTTTGATGTTTAATAAGCGTTTGCTAACGGAAATATCAACACAGGAAGAATTGTTTCAAGGCCTCCTAAAAAATTCTTTTGACATGATTGCTCTTCTTGATTCTAAGGGTGTTCAACATTATGTGAGTGAATCTTGTGAGAAAATTTTGGGTTTTAAAGCAGAAGAACTGATAAATATTCCCGTTATAGAAAGGTTAATTCATCCAGAAGATCAAGAGTCAGTGCTAAAAGATTTTCTGGATATGATTGAAAATAAGGAAAGTGGAGGAGTCCAGTACCGACATCGTCATAAAAATGGAAATTGGGTTTATCTGGAAGCATTTGGGAACAATCAATTAGATAATCCTGCAATTAACTCGGTTATTGTTAACGTTCGCGATATAACGGAACGAAAACTTGCAGAAGAAAGGTTAAAAGAAAATGAGATAAAATATAAAGATTTAGTTGAAACAGCAGACATAGCAATTCTTATCGATGATGAGGATGGATATTTTAAATTCTTTAATGATAAATTTTGTGAAATATTCGGTTATACCAGACAAGAAATAGAACAATTGCCCATACGAGGCTTAGTTCATCCCGATGACGTTGAATTCGTAATGAGTCATCATGATAATAGAGTAAAAGGTGAAAAAGCCAATGCAAAATATGAATTTAGAGGTGTTCGCAAGAACGGTAAAACAGTTCATTTAATGGTGTCAGCAGTTTCTGTAAAATCGAATGGTGAAATTACAGGTTCGCAAAGTTATATATGGGATATTAGCGAACGCAAACATATGGAAGCTGTACTTTTGGAAAATAAGCATCGTAACGAAAAAGCTCAGGCATTGGGGCATGTCGGAAACTGGGAATATAATCTTAAAACAAATGCTTTTTGGGTCTCAGATGAATCAAAAAGGATTTATGGTTTTGGCTTGGATGCAAATAATTTTAGTGCAGAACAAGTTGAGAATTGCATTCCAGAAAGAGAAAAGGTGCATCAAGCATTAATTGATCTTATTAATCGTGATAAAAAGTATGATATAGAATTTGAAATTATACCTGCAGATAAAACTCCTCGAAGAATACTTCATTCCATTGCAGAGTTGGAAAGAGATGCTTCTAATAATCCCTTAAGGGTACGCGGTGTGATCCTTGATATTACGGAGCGAAAACAAACAGAACAAATTATCAAAGAAAATGAAATACGGCTAAAGGAACTGAATGCTACTAAAGATCGTTTTTTCTCTATTATTGGGCACGACTTAAAAAGCCCTTTTAACAATGTAATTGGCTTTAGCGATCTTATTATAGATCAAATTCAGGAAGGTGATTACGAGCAAGTAGGCAAATACGCTGCAATTATTCAAGATTCCTCGGAACGAGCTATGAATCTGCTTAATAATCTTCTTGAATGGTCGCAAACACAAACCGGCAGAATTAAATTTAACCCAGAACATACCGATTTAGTAGGTATAATCGATGAGGTGCTAGAATTGTCAAACGTTGCTGTTCAGCAAAAGAATATAACTATTTTTAAAGATATCCCTAAAAGCATTTCGCTTGTCGCGGATCAAGAAATGATCAATACGATATTGAGGAATCTAATTACCAATGCCATAAAATTTACCAATTCGGGAGGAGAAGTAAGCATTAGCACCAAACAAAGCGAAAAGGAATTGATTGTTTCTGTTGCTGATAATGGAGTTGGGATGAAAAAAGAAGACATTGATAAACTATTTCGGATAGATTACTGTCACACAGAAAAGGGCACAAACAAAGAAGCAGGAACTGGCTTGGGCTTACTACTTTGCAAAGAGTTTGTCGAAATCCACAAAGGAAAAATTTGGCTAGAAAGTGAACTAGGGAAGGGAAGTGTATTTAAATTTTCGATTCCAAAGAATTAA
- a CDS encoding RidA family protein, which produces MSGVIIKNSRNTENAPQCAMSTQSVAFSHYNNISAQLPIDAKSGKIVAGGVKEQAEQCLANIKAIVESIDHTMTDVVRINVYLKNIMDIKVVNQVYTTFFQSYLPTRTVLAVAALPLDGALVQMDAVISNGEGTTPQEPCDLVKLVRNTENAPKNSVSTQTVAFSHYNHISAQLPVDPKTGNIVVGGAKEQAAQCLKNIKGIMEGIDHVMDDVVKTTIFLKNLSDVEAVNEVCAKFFPNYVPARSILNASALPMDALVQIDTVISHGDGTPPQLPEDTSLLVIEASNTENAPKVPYSHTVAFSHYNHISGQLPIDPKSGEIVAGGAKEQATQCLNNIKAIVESINHNMDDVVKINIQVRNIADMDAVNEVYPTFFKGDLPARTVIGVSAIAQDALVQMDAILSNAEGTPPAK; this is translated from the coding sequence ATGAGTGGCGTAATCATAAAAAATTCGAGAAACACGGAGAATGCACCCCAATGTGCTATGTCTACACAATCTGTAGCTTTTTCTCATTACAATAATATCTCAGCTCAATTGCCTATCGATGCGAAATCGGGTAAAATTGTAGCTGGTGGTGTAAAAGAGCAGGCCGAGCAGTGCTTAGCAAACATTAAAGCAATTGTAGAGAGCATTGATCATACGATGACTGATGTGGTTCGCATTAATGTTTACCTTAAGAATATCATGGACATTAAAGTTGTAAACCAAGTGTATACAACATTTTTCCAGAGCTATCTTCCAACACGTACAGTACTTGCTGTTGCTGCTTTACCTTTGGATGGTGCTTTAGTGCAAATGGATGCCGTTATTTCAAACGGCGAAGGAACTACACCACAAGAGCCTTGCGATCTTGTAAAATTGGTAAGAAATACAGAAAATGCTCCTAAAAATTCTGTATCAACACAGACTGTAGCTTTTTCTCATTACAATCATATTTCAGCACAATTACCTGTCGATCCTAAAACGGGTAATATCGTAGTTGGCGGTGCAAAAGAACAGGCAGCACAGTGTCTTAAAAATATCAAAGGAATTATGGAAGGTATCGACCATGTTATGGACGATGTGGTTAAAACAACGATATTCCTTAAAAACTTATCGGATGTTGAAGCTGTAAACGAAGTTTGTGCAAAATTTTTCCCAAACTATGTTCCTGCACGTTCAATTCTTAATGCTTCTGCTTTACCAATGGATGCTTTGGTGCAAATTGATACTGTTATTTCGCACGGAGATGGCACACCGCCACAGCTTCCTGAAGATACCAGTCTACTTGTGATCGAAGCAAGCAATACGGAAAATGCACCAAAAGTGCCTTATTCACATACGGTTGCTTTTTCTCATTACAATCATATCTCTGGTCAGTTGCCTATCGATCCAAAGTCTGGCGAAATAGTAGCTGGTGGTGCAAAAGAGCAGGCTACTCAGTGTTTGAATAACATTAAGGCAATTGTGGAGAGTATCAACCACAACATGGACGATGTGGTTAAAATTAATATCCAAGTTAGAAATATCGCAGATATGGATGCCGTAAACGAGGTTTATCCAACATTCTTTAAAGGCGATCTTCCAGCAAGAACAGTAATTGGTGTTTCAGCTATCGCTCAGGATGCTTTGGTACAAATGGATGCCATTCTTTCTAACGCGGAAGGAACACCTCCAGCTAAATAA
- a CDS encoding radical SAM protein has translation MRYEGKIFRPPPEADSFLLQCTIGCSHNECTFCGMYKDRKYRVRSLPEIIGDIKMAKVTMGRRLLKVFLCDGDAISLDTEILLEILFELYKAFPYLRQVSTYVGPQSTLSKSVDELKQLREAGLTTTYLGVESGDDQVLKDVRKGSSSLEILQAGQNIVESGMNLTAMIMLGLGGKGSKSHILATAEIINRMKPHHLGILTTVPVAKTSLARQVEKGEFKLQDAYETLEEMKILLENITLDNLGIDGTHKSNFLPLMGYMKNDKLKLIDEIEFALINKERALVGVPYLGQF, from the coding sequence ATGAGATATGAAGGCAAAATTTTCAGACCCCCTCCAGAGGCGGATAGCTTTCTGTTGCAATGTACCATTGGCTGCTCCCACAATGAATGCACCTTTTGTGGTATGTATAAAGACCGTAAATACAGGGTACGCTCCCTGCCAGAGATCATAGGTGATATTAAGATGGCAAAAGTTACTATGGGGCGGCGCTTGCTAAAGGTTTTCTTATGTGATGGGGACGCCATCTCTCTTGATACTGAGATACTGCTTGAAATATTATTCGAACTATATAAGGCGTTTCCCTATCTACGACAAGTCAGCACTTATGTGGGACCACAAAGTACGCTTAGTAAAAGTGTTGATGAGTTAAAACAATTGCGCGAAGCCGGATTAACAACAACTTATCTTGGTGTAGAGTCTGGAGATGATCAAGTCTTGAAGGATGTCCGTAAAGGTAGTTCTTCATTAGAGATTCTTCAGGCAGGACAAAATATTGTCGAGTCCGGGATGAATTTGACAGCGATGATAATGCTCGGCTTGGGGGGGAAAGGTTCGAAATCACATATTTTGGCAACGGCTGAGATTATTAATAGGATGAAACCTCATCATCTGGGTATTTTAACGACAGTTCCTGTAGCGAAAACGAGCCTTGCAAGGCAAGTGGAAAAGGGTGAGTTTAAACTACAAGATGCCTACGAAACTCTGGAGGAGATGAAAATACTTTTAGAAAACATTACCCTTGATAATTTAGGAATAGACGGAACTCACAAGTCAAACTTTTTGCCCTTGATGGGCTATATGAAAAATGACAAATTGAAGTTGATTGATGAGATCGAATTTGCTCTGATAAACAAGGAAAGAGCTTTGGTTGGAGTACCATATTTAGGCCAATTCTAA
- a CDS encoding radical SAM protein, translating to MKFEGTTYRPPVEANSMLLQVTVGCAHNECTYCNMYDDVNFRVINTDQIERDLKESRQMYRNVERIFLVNGDAFVLSARQLKKIAEMIHDYFPECKTITMYASIQNIQSKSDEDLKELKAFGINDLWVGVESGWNRVVLDIKKGYTVDEAKTELARLNAAGINHMAGLMLGVAGKDKGLENAKQTAAFLNETKPKLIWAGTLGLFEGTPMANDAKNGLFLPASEIEILEEEKELIRSINLENIPFYGVHPTNTFPVIGDLPRDKQKMIDKIDLGISELGEERLSDSFQRNSL from the coding sequence ATGAAATTTGAAGGAACAACCTATAGGCCCCCGGTAGAAGCAAACAGCATGTTATTGCAAGTAACAGTCGGGTGTGCTCACAACGAGTGTACGTATTGTAATATGTATGATGATGTTAATTTTCGTGTGATAAATACCGATCAGATAGAGCGGGATCTGAAGGAATCTAGGCAAATGTATCGCAATGTGGAACGTATATTTCTTGTAAATGGTGATGCTTTTGTTTTGAGTGCAAGACAATTGAAAAAGATCGCAGAGATGATCCATGATTATTTCCCAGAATGCAAAACCATTACGATGTATGCCTCTATTCAAAATATACAATCAAAAAGTGATGAGGATCTTAAAGAACTGAAAGCTTTTGGAATTAATGATTTATGGGTTGGAGTAGAATCTGGTTGGAATCGGGTCGTTTTAGATATTAAGAAGGGATATACGGTGGATGAAGCCAAAACAGAACTTGCCCGCCTAAATGCTGCTGGTATCAATCACATGGCAGGTTTAATGCTTGGTGTGGCAGGAAAAGACAAGGGCTTGGAGAATGCAAAACAGACTGCAGCCTTTCTGAACGAAACGAAACCAAAACTAATTTGGGCAGGTACTTTGGGCTTGTTTGAAGGTACGCCTATGGCTAATGATGCTAAGAATGGTCTGTTTTTACCAGCTTCAGAAATTGAAATTCTTGAGGAAGAAAAAGAACTAATCAGAAGCATCAATTTGGAAAATATTCCCTTTTACGGGGTTCATCCTACAAACACGTTTCCGGTTATTGGTGACCTACCCAGAGACAAACAAAAAATGATTGATAAGATAGATCTCGGAATTAGTGAATTAGGAGAGGAGAGACTTTCAGATTCTTTCCAACGAAACTCTTTATAA